One window of Cataglyphis hispanica isolate Lineage 1 chromosome 12, ULB_Chis1_1.0, whole genome shotgun sequence genomic DNA carries:
- the LOC126853278 gene encoding probable ATP-dependent RNA helicase ddx17 — protein sequence MRSIVFLGLAVLVYGSENSRYQLRVPPNKRGLSLPFPSHGSSSYSAHIPSSVSSGYSLGGSSGGFSLGHAGLSLGGSVGHGIAYQPSTGGLGSGYISSDHNLLSLQGASLNGHSAQSTYSVPSIASIGLGSGGNNLILSKTGPVTFGSQSSSDAASSSYSGSSSYSSAPVYASAAQGLSAYNSGGSSVPVVLGSSHGSSSSYNLPISSNSLHSVTGGLVISSGSHDDSSSYSLPASKSSYDISALSSSSGSHGASSTYSLPISSGSHEVSALSSGSSSSSYSAPVSSGSYGSSSSHAGYSTSASDSSNYEQPISSASYSNSGSSSPSYVNYVPSHSSGSSSSYSSPNVIYGSPSSSSSSGYSDAGSSYAVHSSSYSSPSHSYSNPVVTYAKASSYTPTYLSPSGSYGTPAGSHGAYSSVQSPRYSRLAAVKSYDNAQLESKKYDTISYSTPNGK from the exons ATGCGGTCAATT GTGTTTCTGGGGCTGGCGGTTCTCGTCTATGGCAGTGAAAATTCGCGGTATCAGCTTCGAGTGCCGCCAAATAAACGCGGCCTTTCACTGCCTTTTCCATCGCATGGATCTTCTTCCTACTCAGCACACATTCCCTCGAGTGTGAGTTCCGGGTATAGTCTAGGAGGATCATCCGGTGGTTTCTCCCTTGGACATGCTGGACTGAGCTTAGGCGGTTCCGTCGGTCACGGAATCGCATATCAACCTTCAACCGGCGGTCTTGGATCTGGATATATTTCTTCAGACCATAACTTGTTGAGTCTTCAGGGTGCCTCTCTGAACGGACACTCTGCTCAGAGCACGTACTCCGTGCCCAGCATAGCCAGCATCGGTTTAGGAAGTGGTGGAAATAATCTCATCTTGTCGAAAACTGGCCCCGTCACCTTTGGATCGCAGAGCAGCAGTGACGCCGCGAGCAGTTCGTATTCCGGTTCCAGTTCATATTCTTCCGCGCCAGTTTACGCATCCGCAGCTCAAGGACTTTCGGCTTATAACAGCGGAGGATCTTCCGTTCCCGTTGTACTGGGATCGTCGCATGGCTCCTCATCAAGCTACAATCTTCCTATTTCCTCTAATTCTTTACATTCCGTGACTGGTGGCTTAGTTATCTCCAGCGGCTCGCACGATGACTCCTCCAGCTACAGCCTCCCAGCATCTAAATCCTCTTACGACATCTCTGCTCTCAGTAGTTCTTCCGGTTCTCATGGAGCATCCTCTACATATTCTCTTCCGATCTCCTCTGGATCTCACGAAGTTTCCGCATTATCTTCCGGTTCTTCATCATCTAGTTATTCCGCGCCGGTTTCTTCAGGATCTTATGGCTCTTCAAGCTCTCACGCCGGATATTCAACTTCGGCGTCAGACAGTTCCAATTACGAGCAGCCAATTTCTTCAGCATCTTACTCAAACTCCGGATCGTCCAGTCCCTCTTACGTAAATTATGTGCCGTCCCATTCGTCCGGTAGTAGTTCTAGCTATTCCAGTCCTAACGTCATTTACGGATCCCCGAGTTCCTCCAGTTCCTCCGGTTATTCTGATGCTGGTTCCAGTTACGCTGTTCATAGCTCGAGCTACTCGAGTCCCAGTCACAGTTACTCCAACCCCGTCGTAACTTATGCTAAAGCCTCCAGTTATACGCCCACGTATCTAAGTCCTTCCGGTTCGTACGGAACACCCGCGGGATCTCACGGAGCTTATTCCAGTGTCCAGAGTCCAAGATATTCAAGACTCGCCGCAGTAAAATCGTATGACAACGCGCAATTGGAAAGCAAAAAGTACGACACGATCTCGTACTCGACTCCtaacggaaaataa
- the LOC126853270 gene encoding uncharacterized protein LOC126853270: MSLKMRHVLVIYVLVLVLSLTRAEQKDKVQKPEVTKLEVVDFDEIKVTPNSGQFDVQRKRNSGYIYSKPNHISSSTRLRFQGHQSKGQIVSKFPGQLSRPFTKYGPPNHSTSGSITQRYRAQQHRNKLQHHVNQQSISFHDGLVEQEIPSPIRNFDFAEVNPIASQNNEPFGMHTANYLPPQNQKLPAYASTDNFVSQSSQSSLDHGQAHGINLQNQNLVQAQNHQISDAALFLSENAHAIQQLYGAPANDQNFAPNNDQFQDIGNQIQNLNHLNQFRNFENTSPSSPEFRGILPSYASGTLNSQETLEQIQSLEKDRLIVQLQQALAQAQTTPRAAGRYAQNQASFIQNQELLGSISQQIKSQISTPQTVAFGSENNAFSQSPFLPGTTVNPLKGFSFNYGVSTTTPITPTTTVTGISITRPPQASKTDDTTQITSSQSGSVAAESSVKIPVYGGFVPTFITGTNLVPSYGTGIFTSKPVKPVQSETSPTHFGIPIPTEPSQKPAGLAPSNPSTIPSSTSSANQPGAFTPVITPVTLPVQPIRPVAPPLHSLATPVHPVVTSVLPVNPQVYPAQVTPAITSSVQHTYGIQNSLINPLLYKPVKAVYPVYYYPNVAYQLQKPALPNYPWNYAPSYTQTKPT; the protein is encoded by the exons ATGAGTTTGAAAATGCGACACGTTCTG gtCATTTATGTTCTTGTACTGGTGCTTTCGCTGACTCGAGCCGAGCAGAAAGATAAAGTACAAAAGCCAGAAGTTACGAAACTAGAAGTGGTGGATTTTGATGAGATCAAAGTTACGCCTAATTCCGGGCAATTTGACGTTCAACGGAAAAGAAATTCTggatacatatatagtaaACCAAATCATATTTCTTCGAGCACTCGTTTGCGTTTTCAAGGGCATCAATCCAAAGGTCAAATCGTATCTAAATTCCCCGGTCAATTAAGCAGACCGTTTACGAAATATGGACCACCGAATCACTCGACTTCCGGTTCAATCACACAAAGATATCGTGCTCAACAGCATCGAAACAAATTGCAGCATCATGTCAATCAACAATCGATCAGTTTTCACGATGGATTAGTGGAACAGGAAATACCGAGTCCAATCAGAAACTTTGACTTCGCGGAAGTGAACCCGATTGCCAGTCAAAATAACGAGCCTTTTGGCATGCACACGGCTAATTATTTACCACCGCAAAATCAAAAACTTCCGGCTTACGCTTCAACGGATAATTTTGTTTCGCAGTCATCACAGAGTTCTCTGGATCACGGACAGGCACACggtataaatttgcaaaatcagAACTTGGTGCAGGCTCAGAATCATCAGATTTCCGACGCTGCGCTCTTTCTGTCTGAGAATGCGCACGCGATTCAACAACTTTATGGTGCACCTGCAAACGATCAAAATTTCGCGCCTAACAATGATCAATTTCAAGATATCGGCAATCAGATTCAAAATCTGAACCATCTGAATCAATTTAGAAACTTTGAGAATACCTCGCCGAGCTCCCCGGAATTCCGGGGAATATTGCCATCATATGCATCGGGAACGCTTAATTCTCAAGAGACTCTGGAACAGATTCAATCTTTGGAGAAAGATCGATTAATCGTGCAGCTGCAACAAGCCCTCGCTCAAGCCCAGACTACTCCGAGAGCGGCGGGAAGATACGCTCAGAATCAAGCGAGTTTTATTCAGAATCAGGAGCTTTTAGGATCTATAAGTCAACAAATAAAGTCTCAGATTTCGACGCCGCAAACTGTAGCTTTTGGTTCTGAAAATAACGCTTTTAGTCAGTCGCCTTTTTTACCTGGAACTACGGTCAATCCTTTAAAaggattttcttttaattacggTGTCTCGACTACCACGCCAATTACTCCCACGACAACGGTAACGGGAATTTCAATCACGAGACCACCACAAGCATCCAAAACCGACGATACTACTCAAATAACATCATCGCAATCTGGATCAGTTGCGGCTGAATCTTCCGTAAAAATTCCAGTTTACGGTGGATTCGTGCCAACCTTCATCACGGGTACTAATTTAGTTCCTAGTTATGGTACCGGTATCTTTACATCTAAACCTGTCAAACCTGTGCAATCCGAAACATCGCCTACTCATTTTGGAATACCGATTCCTACGGAACCGTCTCAGAAACCAGCAGGATTGGCGCCATCAAATCCGTCAACAATACCTTCATCCACTTCTTCTGCTAATCAACCAGGAGCTTTTACACCGGTGATCACGCCGGTAACTTTGCCAGTTCAACCAATACGACCTGTTGCACCTCCATTACATTCTCTCGCGACACCGGTACATCCAGTAGTCACTTCCGTGTTGCCTGTAAATCCTCAAGTATACCCGGCACAAGTCACCCCCGCTATAACGTCTAGTGTACAGCATACATACGGCatacaaaattcattaatCAATCCTCTTCTTTATAAACCTGTCAAAGCAGTTTACCCAGTGTATTATTATCCCAATGTCGCGTATCAACTACAGAAGCCTGCCTTGCCGAATTATCCATGGAATTACGCACCTTCGTACACACAAACGAAACCgacataa